Genomic segment of Helicobacter enhydrae:
GCTTTAGCAAGTTTATAGCTATGAATAAATAATTTTTTTTGAAGTTTTTCTTTATTTTCCAAATGAATTGCATAATCACTGAGATTGGCACAAGGTATTGTGTTTAGTATTGTAATGATTTGATGGAAGTCTTCATAAGTTTCTTTGTGCAAATTGCGTGTTATAGATTTTGGATTATCACAATAATGATAAAAGCTATCTCTAACGCCTATGCCTCTTTTGATAAATAGAGAAAATATAAAGAATTTAAGAGCATCTTCAGCCATATTGATTTTGGGTAGATTGGGAAGATGTTGTTTGATGAACTGATGGGTGATTTTTAGAGTTGATTGTTTATAAATTTTGCCACAAATATTCCAACCTGAAAATTTTGTTATTTCTTGATAAAAGTTACAATTGTCAAAATTGATGATTTTTTTGTCCATTTTTTTATTTTTCTTTGTAAGTGAGAGTGAAATATAACACAACACATCCACCCACTCCCCTCTTTCGCTGTAATCTTGAGTTAAAAGATTATAAATCCTCTCACAAGCATCCAAATCAATATAATCATCAGAATCAAGAGGCATAATATACTCCCCCCTTGCCTCTCTCTCACCCACAATTCTTGTATGAAATAATCCTAGATTTTCTGCATTAGTAAGGATTCTAATCCTCTTGTCTTGTTTGGCAAATTCTCTTGCAATCTCCATAGAATCATCGCTTCCACAATCATCAATAATAATGATTTCTATCTCTTTGAAAGTTTGATTGATACAAGAATTCAAACATCTTGCAATATATTCTTGCACATTATAAACAGGAATAATGATAGAGAAAAAGGGATTCATAGAATGGATAGTGTGATTGTCTGAAAGAGATGTGTGTGAATTGGGACTACAAATGTGAGGGGGGGGGGTATATGAGTCATAAGCATATTTTCCTTATCCAATCAAATAATATTGAACTTATCATAGTGCGTTTTGGTTAATTACCAAACATAGTCAATCATTAGCCAATTACTATTGTTTGACTCAAAGAATGGAGGGGGGGGGGAATCAGTTTGTGGGCGACTTCTTGTTGCGGATCGTTGAAAAAGTGTTTTGGCATAATGCAGAGTTTTTGTGCAGAGTCAATCAAATAAGCAGCCCACCAGCTAAAGGTAGAATTAGCAATAATGGCGTGTTGGCACGAACGCATTAGTTCCATTTCCTCAATCGCATTACCTTCATCATTGTTTTCTATAAAGCTAAATGTCACATTTTCAATCACAAGCGGATCCAAAGAATCCAAGAAAAATTCCTTGCACCAAGCAATGTCATTGCTAAAAACAAAGATATGGGGCTTTGAGATCTTATCTTTTAGTGCCTTGATTGCATTGTTGTAGTATGTAGAGCCGAGTTTAACATATATAGGAATCTGCAAATAATCACCACGACGAATATGCAGAAAGCAAGAATTGGGGGTTTGCAAGATTTGATGTTTCAAAGCCTCATTGGCAGGTGTGAGAGGTCTTTTGAGTGTAAAATCCCGCAACAACGATTCTCTGAGATGATCGAAAAATACAACATTTTGGAAATAGCCATTAAACATTGCATTAGGATTAAGAGTATCTAGAAAATCTTTTGTAAGTGCAATCTCACAATGATCAGAAATCAAACTAGACGAATGGGGCGAATGTATTTTCAACTTGCGTTTTATAAACCCAAGAGCCCTCTCAAAGAAACTTTTTTTGATTTGGGGTTCTTCATAACACATTGTTTCTATACACATAGCAATCCCAAAATCCACTATCTCCAAATTGCGAATATTGTGCGTTTGAGGCACATTGTAATCGGTATCATAATAAAACAGCCTCACAGGATAACCTTGAGCCTTTATTGCCTTGGCAAATGCATAAATAAACATTTGATTTCCAAGCCCACCCATCAATCTAACTGAAAACATTGCAAACCTTAAGCTAAATGATTTATCATCTTGATATTTTAATGCATTTATGTCACTTTTATCTCACAAAACATAAGTATAAACAAACCTAAATTACAACGAAGTATCTAAAGATATTGATTTGAAATTCAAGAAGCACTAATGGCGGACAGGGAGGGATTCGAACCCTCGGTAACCTTGCGGCTACGCATCCTTAGCAGGGATGTGGTTTAAGCCAACTCACCCACCGGTCCAAGCCAAAGTGCAATTCTATCCATTTTTTCTAAAAAAAAGCTGAATCACCACACGCTTTTGTCAGATGACAGATCGATTGCCTCTCAAATTTTTATTTTTTAACTCTTTACACTACAATCATCAAAATAAAGTTTGATTTGCTTTATTAATCACTTACAAAGGACTGACAATGCGTAAAATTTTTCTCACACTAGGACTTGCCTCTACGCTTTTGCTCCTCTCTGATGAGCTCAAGATTGACACAACGCATTCTAGCGTTGCTTTTAGCACCAAGCATTTATTGGTGAGTAATGTCAAGGGCGATTTCAAGCAGTTTGCCGGAAAGATTGATTTTGATTGGCAAAGCAAAATGCTCAAAAAGCTTGAAGGAGAGATCGATATCGCCTCTATTGATACCAATAATCAAAAGCGCGATGACCACCTTAGAAGTGCAGATTTTTTTGATGTTGCAAAAAATCCAAAAGCTTATTTCAAAATGACCAAACAATCCGGGAATCAGATTTTTGGCACCCTCACCCTTGCTGGAGTGAGCAAAGATGTTGTGTTTCAAATCGAGATGAGCGATACAGCGACACACCCCAAAACCAAGAAAAAAATCATAGGTTTTGAGATTACAGGGGAAATCAATCGCAAAGATTTTGGCATCGGCAAAAATGTGCTTGATAGTATGATCAAAGACAAAATCAAAATCATCATCAATCTTGAAGCCTCGCAACTTTGATCAAGCAAGAGCGACACTTGGCGAACCCTAGCCAAGTCTCTCACACTTGCCAAGTTTCTACCGCAAGCTAAGAATTTTGCAAGATTGAGATTAGATTGATAAAATAAAATTTTTTCAAAGGATACACAAATGGATATACGATCAAAATTTTTGGAGTTTTTTTCCTCCAAAGGGCATCAAGTTTATGCAAGTATGCCCTTAGTGCCTGAAGACAACTCATTGCTTTTCACCAATGCAGGAATGGTGCAGTTCAAAGATGTTTTTACAGGGGAGATTCCTGCACCACAAACCCCTCGTGCCACTAGCTCACAGCTCTGTATGCGAGCTGGTGGAAAACACAATGATCTAGAAAATGTCGGCTATACGGCACGCCACCATACGCTTTTTGAAATGCTGGGCAATTTCAGTTTTGGAGATTATTTCAAAGAACAAGCAATCGCTTATGCGTGGGAATTTGTCACCGAAGTTTTGGGATTTGACAAAAGCGTCCTTTATGTCACGGTGCATCAAAGCGATGATGAGGCTTTTGAGATTTGGAGCAAACACATCGATCCTCAAAGAATCAAAAGACTAGGTGACAAAGACAACTTCTG
This window contains:
- a CDS encoding glycosyltransferase family 2 protein, with the protein product MNPFFSIIIPVYNVQEYIARCLNSCINQTFKEIEIIIIDDCGSDDSMEIAREFAKQDKRIRILTNAENLGLFHTRIVGEREARGEYIMPLDSDDYIDLDACERIYNLLTQDYSERGEWVDVLCYISLSLTKKNKKMDKKIINFDNCNFYQEITKFSGWNICGKIYKQSTLKITHQFIKQHLPNLPKINMAEDALKFFIFSLFIKRGIGVRDSFYHYCDNPKSITRNLHKETYEDFHQIITILNTIPCANLSDYAIHLENKEKLQKKLFIHSYKLAKAIGKKSKSKIPYLFIHNYQLVKDLGIKRSFLAHLKSFLLLYCRRSWKIYIRFFLYIFSFGILKCKYL
- a CDS encoding alpha-1,2-fucosyltransferase; amino-acid sequence: MFSVRLMGGLGNQMFIYAFAKAIKAQGYPVRLFYYDTDYNVPQTHNIRNLEIVDFGIAMCIETMCYEEPQIKKSFFERALGFIKRKLKIHSPHSSSLISDHCEIALTKDFLDTLNPNAMFNGYFQNVVFFDHLRESLLRDFTLKRPLTPANEALKHQILQTPNSCFLHIRRGDYLQIPIYVKLGSTYYNNAIKALKDKISKPHIFVFSNDIAWCKEFFLDSLDPLVIENVTFSFIENNDEGNAIEEMELMRSCQHAIIANSTFSWWAAYLIDSAQKLCIMPKHFFNDPQQEVAHKLIPPPLHSLSQTIVIG
- a CDS encoding YceI family protein; translated protein: MRKIFLTLGLASTLLLLSDELKIDTTHSSVAFSTKHLLVSNVKGDFKQFAGKIDFDWQSKMLKKLEGEIDIASIDTNNQKRDDHLRSADFFDVAKNPKAYFKMTKQSGNQIFGTLTLAGVSKDVVFQIEMSDTATHPKTKKKIIGFEITGEINRKDFGIGKNVLDSMIKDKIKIIINLEASQL